A stretch of DNA from Lycium ferocissimum isolate CSIRO_LF1 chromosome 4, AGI_CSIRO_Lferr_CH_V1, whole genome shotgun sequence:
tgttgttgttgttgcactGTGCCTTACTGAATTGGATTTTGTGATTCAATGTTCTGCCTTTGAGATTTTATAATCAAACACACCTTACTCATAGCTAACGAAGGATATatgcaggggcggatctacgtgttgttgagggtgttcacccgaacaccctcgacaaaaaattacagtgtatatatagggtaaattttctgtgtttatgtgcatatattaacttttgaacaccctcggtaaaaaattacagtgtatatttagcttttttttttttttttttttttttttacgaacaccttgaatgaaaatcctggatccgccactggaTATATGgcaatttaaaatatgttaagGATATATATGTGCATCCTTTACTAATCCTGAGCTTGTCTGAATGTATATTCAGTTGAAAGGTTGCGTAAGATGTTTCCTTTCTGCTTCTGTTCTGTGGGTGGTTTCATGCTAAGTCTCTGGTCGAAAACACTTCTTAATCGCCTTCCGCTTACCTTGTTCATGCACGATTGATTTATATAGGATATTTACTCAAATAAGATATAATGATTCTCTTTATTGCTTCAGTCATCTCCGTTCCTCTATCTTACTCTTAAAAACCTCATGCAGGCTCATTTGGAGAATGGAAAGGCATGCTTATCCGGAATATGGGTTTTCTCCTGGACATGATGACTCTATTGATGGCCCTAGCGCATTATGTGCACATTTGGTGGCTTCATGGCATGGCATTTCACCTTGTGGATGCAGTTCTTTTCCTAAATATCCGTGTAAATATTTATCTGTATGAATTAATGTAATctcataatttttcaaaaatctctGTTGTTCTCTTCTGTCTAATGTTTAGTATGTCCATGCGCTGTTactaaaattagttcatcttgAACAGGCTTTATTGAGTGCTATAGTAAAACGTGTCAAAGGGTTTATTAAACTGAGAATAGCATTGGGAACTCTTCATGGTGCACTTCCTGATGCAACTTTGGAAGAGCTACAAACTTATGATGATGAATGCGCTATTTGCAGGGTATCTCCCTCCCCCTTTTTATAGCTTCCTTGTTcttattccattttcttttttgttttattcttTTTGCTTTGAATAGATAAGCCTTTGATATGCTGGAAAATGACAGGAACCAATGGCAAAGGCGAAAAAACTATCTTGTAATCATCTTTTCCATCTTGCATGCTTGAGATCTTGGTATGGCTTATTCATTGCTTGAAATATTTACTGGGTTGTGCAAATTGCAATCTTAGGACAAATTCATAGACAAACATGGGAAATAATTACAGGTTGGATCAAGGTTTAACTGAAAATTATTCATGTCCCACTTGCCGGAAGCCGTTGTTTATAGGAAGAAGCGAGAATGAGGTAAATCCTCAAACCGCTGATGTTCGGGGTGATGAGCTGCTTGCTCGCGAGATGAGTATGGGACTTGATCAGTTGAATCTTCCTGGTCATGCCCTTCCAAATGAAGTTTCCCGCAATCAAACGCACAATCCTCTTGAAAGTAGTGATTGGAGGTCTGTTTTCTTATAACATTGTCGCTGATTGCTTCTCACCCATGTGCCACTATTGGTTTCAGCTAAAATCAGCATCTGCTGTGGAATATCATAATGTGCCTTTTGCTGCTCTATCTGATATATGTAGAAGTTTTGAAATGTAACAAGGATAACTGATATAGAGAAAATATTTGATAAGAGTGTCAAGAAAAGTCATTCGAGAAGAAatgaattcatatatatataaatgtgatttTGGATATTTATGAAGGAGCCTTCACAAGTGTGAGAAGAGGTGGTGATATAAAGGATTTTTCCGTAACTATGTGATTTCTTCAAGGATTTGCGTTGAGCCTTTACTTGTTTACCTTAGTTATGTATGAGCTAGCCAATAATATGCCAGATGAAGTCCCATAGGACAAAGCTATTTTGCAAATGATATTGTCTTAATTGATGTAAAGCTGAAGAGAAGCTTGTGCTGTGGAGAATCTCAGGAAGTGTTTAAGGATAAGtagaaataaactaaaatatataCACTGCAACGGGCCATTTTCTCTCTCATCCTCTTGATACTCTGTTGCTTATCAGTTGTCATCTGTTGCAGTAATTTCTGATCATCTTGAAACAGAGAGAGGTCACTAATTTTGCTCTTCCTGTCTACAGGGGTTCGGGAATTGATTCAGGTTGGTTGGGTTTAGATGGTGCTGGTCCATCTACAGGCATCAGGTCAGCGGGATTGGGTCGGGTTCAGACAGTGATGAGGCATCTCGCAGCTGTTGGAGAAACATATGCACAAACTGCTCTGGAAGATGCAGCCTGGAACATTTGGTCTATGCGTGCCTCCCAGGCTGGTACTTCCAGTTCAACAATCCCTCCTGCAGGTTCTGTGAGGCACGTCGCAGGTGCTGGAGGGTTACACTTGAGGACAACCTCACGTGCTGCAAACAGCAACATTCCGAACATACATACAATGGTTGAAACTGTTAGAGAAGTGCTGCCGCACATAccttatgaaataatttttgaggtATGGTTACTTTTGACTTTTAGAGGCTTTCTCCCATGAAATATGAATGTTGTTTATTAATTCTATACAGCCATTTTACTTTCGCTGTGAAGTCCAAAAACCAGTAAAAGGGACTTGCACCTGGAAGGAGGAGGGCGGGGGGAGGGGTAGTTGTGCATCTACAAGTAGAGTTAGTATTAATTGTGGAATCTGAGGGAGATGAAAAAGCAAAATGAATGGCCGGTGTTCTCTCAGATAAATGGTAGGGCAGGGTTAATGAGGAAATTCATTGTTCTCTGATCTTCGTCCTAATTATTCCCCGTGATATGTTCTAGTCATTTATATTCTTCCCTTTATACCAAGTAAAAGAGGGTGGTCAAAGTTATGTTCTGGTGCGAAGTAGCAACAAGTCCATTTTTTCAAGAATTGTTGTTATCTGTTGTGCGGATGGTGGCAAATTTACACCCCAGATAGATATTACTGAACGTTAACTGACCATCTTGGTTGACATTCCTTGAATGCCTTGCGCTATTTCCCTTCCCCATCCCCCATCCTCCACTCCCCAAcctaaaaggaaaaagaagctaGAATATCTCGTAATATTAATGTTCTAACTCGTCCATCCTGATGGCTATAAATAGAAAGGGGCCTAAGTTTGCCTTGCTGCAATGTACTGCTGTTTCAAACATAGTAGTATACACTTGTAGCTAGTAATTTTATGGACTAATGAGTTATAACTTTGCTTCATCCATGAGCTATTCGTTATCTGTCTTTGATTTTACATTCATGTATTGGTGCTTCTTTCCAAAATGCAATTAAAAGTTGATAACTCTGAATTTGCAGGATTTACAGAGAACACACTCGGTAACTGTTACTGTGAATAATCTTCTGCACatgtgattatacatacctttCTTTGTGATACCGTTGTggtatgtctttcactgaggcAGGTCAAAACTGAAGCTCTGGTAGTGTACATGTGTGAGGTTTCCAAATATGTCGATGCCAAGCCTGTTACTGCATTATTATATCtgatatatataagtttcaCTTTTTTGTACATATAAATAACTTAGGCATCCTGCTGTTAGATACAAATTCTATAGtaattccttttttcttttgcaaaATAAAAGAGCATATTCATTTGGCACACATGGTAGATATTGCCAATTTTACTTTGTTCGATAGTTCTACCAGCATATAACCGGCACTGAATAATATCTGGTGAAGCCTGTTGATTGTGGTATGCCAAATTCGAATTCTTTATTAGAGGATTTTGTTGGGAAAAAGGTTTCCAAGGAAACCGACTTGGATGCTTGTTTGAAGTGATTTTGGTGAACATTATTTCTTATCAATATCTCTAAGTTTAGACTAGTAGAGTCTGATGTTTAATGGAGATTTCTTTATATAATCGTCAGTTTGTTTGAAGCCACGCAGTTAAATGCTTTCCCTTGGGCCTACAGTTCTCTGAAAAATAATGAGGTACTTACCCGTTACTTGATGTTAGCGAATTCAAGATTTCTAGAATATGACGACACTACTAAATGTGGCCACATGTCCTTTAGGTGGCATGCTCCCTCATCACGGTAAAACATCTCGTACCGTCATCTAAAGTCGCTGGTATGCAAATCTGAGAACGTGTCCTCACCATTGGTGAGAGAGTGAAACAATGAGATT
This window harbors:
- the LOC132051651 gene encoding E3 ubiquitin protein ligase RIN2-like → MGVSYLSVSAVCTVLSYVGLQCWMGISVEKLKSDGLIGESIINFGNERRVFENLLGSQTTIALGANFAVNVFILLVLFLKTIFFGDLHSSEIRKLAERLINYVISKGTFLPLVVPPTLYQAGLWSTWLAVLCFLKMFQALARDRLERLNASPSATPWTYFRVYSALLLVFSANLLWMRACLVVYTTISSSLFLLLFFEPLSIAFETLQAILVHGFQLLDIYISDSANDISNSRMSKLFDISAAGSFGEWKGMLIRNMGFLLDMMTLLMALAHYVHIWWLHGMAFHLVDAVLFLNIRALLSAIVKRVKGFIKLRIALGTLHGALPDATLEELQTYDDECAICREPMAKAKKLSCNHLFHLACLRSWLDQGLTENYSCPTCRKPLFIGRSENEVNPQTADVRGDELLAREMSMGLDQLNLPGHALPNEVSRNQTHNPLESSDWRGSGIDSGWLGLDGAGPSTGIRSAGLGRVQTVMRHLAAVGETYAQTALEDAAWNIWSMRASQAGTSSSTIPPAGSVRHVAGAGGLHLRTTSRAANSNIPNIHTMVETVREVLPHIPYEIIFEDLQRTHSVTVTVNNLLHM